Proteins from a genomic interval of Bradyrhizobium sp. CCBAU 53340:
- the glgC gene encoding glucose-1-phosphate adenylyltransferase, with translation MSAAGNEPLARQALAFVLAGGRGSRLLELTDRRAKPAVYFGGKSRIIDFALSNAVNSGIRRIAVATQYKAHSLIRHLQMGWNFFRPERNESFDILPASQRVSENMWYVGTADAIYQNIDIIESHACSFIVVLAGDHIYKMDYEVMLRQHVDSGADVTVGCLEMPRAESSGFGIMHVDENGWIQQFLEKPKDPPPMPGKPDVSLASMGIYVFNAKFLFDELKRDAEDPNSNHDFGKDIIPYIVKNGRAIAHQFSTSCVRSGSDPRSYWRDAGTVDAYWAANIDLTDVVPELDLFDRAWPIWSYAEITPPAKFVHDEESRRGQAVSSLVSGGCIISGASLRRSLLFTGVRINSYANVENAVIMPYVNVGRGARLKNVVIDRGVEIPEGLVVGEDPELDAKRFRTTEQGIALITQPMLDRLNT, from the coding sequence ATGAGTGCCGCCGGAAATGAACCGCTCGCCCGCCAGGCATTGGCATTCGTCCTGGCCGGCGGTCGCGGCAGCCGGCTGCTGGAATTGACCGACCGGCGCGCCAAGCCCGCGGTCTATTTCGGCGGCAAATCCCGCATCATCGATTTCGCCTTGTCGAATGCCGTGAACTCCGGCATCCGCCGCATCGCGGTCGCCACCCAATACAAGGCGCACAGCCTGATCCGGCATCTCCAGATGGGCTGGAACTTCTTCCGCCCTGAACGTAACGAGAGCTTTGACATCCTGCCCGCGAGCCAGCGCGTCTCGGAGAACATGTGGTATGTCGGCACGGCGGATGCGATCTACCAGAATATCGACATCATCGAATCCCACGCCTGCAGCTTCATCGTCGTGCTCGCCGGCGACCACATCTACAAAATGGACTACGAGGTGATGCTGCGGCAGCACGTCGACAGCGGCGCCGACGTCACGGTCGGCTGTCTCGAAATGCCGCGCGCGGAGTCTTCGGGCTTCGGCATCATGCATGTCGACGAGAATGGCTGGATCCAGCAGTTCCTCGAGAAGCCCAAGGATCCGCCGCCGATGCCGGGCAAGCCCGATGTCTCGCTCGCCAGCATGGGCATCTATGTGTTCAACGCGAAATTCCTGTTCGACGAGCTCAAGCGCGACGCCGAGGATCCGAACTCCAACCACGATTTCGGCAAGGACATCATCCCCTATATCGTCAAGAACGGCCGCGCGATCGCACATCAGTTCTCGACCTCCTGCGTCCGCTCGGGCAGCGACCCCCGCTCCTACTGGCGCGATGCCGGCACGGTGGATGCCTATTGGGCAGCCAATATCGACCTCACCGACGTGGTGCCGGAGCTCGATCTGTTCGACCGGGCCTGGCCGATCTGGTCCTATGCGGAAATCACGCCGCCCGCCAAGTTCGTCCACGACGAGGAGAGCAGGCGCGGCCAGGCGGTGAGCTCGCTGGTCTCGGGCGGCTGCATCATTTCCGGTGCGTCGCTGCGCCGCTCGCTGCTGTTCACCGGCGTGCGCATCAACTCCTATGCCAATGTCGAGAACGCGGTGATCATGCCTTACGTCAATGTCGGACGCGGCGCACGGCTGAAGAACGTCGTGATCGATCGCGGCGTCGAGATTCCCGAGGGGCTCGTGGTCGGCGAGGATCCCGAGCTCGACGCCAAGCGATTCCGCACCACCGAACAGGGTATCGCGCTGATCACCCAGCCGATGCTCGACAGGCTCAATACATGA